From one Luteolibacter sp. SL250 genomic stretch:
- a CDS encoding ABC-F family ATP-binding cassette domain-containing protein: MRESLAPDPPLHYIRRVLTIHKLTKTLGGRTLLREAEMTINWGERVALVGPNGAGKSTLFRMILDEDQPDEGTIERDEYAITGYLPQEAGEPTDETILEIAIGITPELIGYLRTIREGEKSGNLSSPEFAHAQDQFTALNGYQLEPKAKKILSGLGFKQEDFAKPAREYSGGWVMRAHLAKLLVMEPDLLMLDEPTNHLDLISLLWLQRYLLNYSGAILMISHDRDFMDSIIETVVEIDPDAAALLSYTGNYSSYLEQREKRFEQQTAAYRAQQKEIEGHQEFIDRFRQVGSKAAQVQSRIKFLEKLERVEKPRTPRKPFKFNFPQPPRSNQKVIELNQVEQSYGDKLIYKGLDLVVDKGEKIVLVGPNGAGKSTLLKIIAGVIPINGGKREPGYATKIGYYSQHRSEALNEDNTVLEEVMASCTTLREEDARAILGSFLFRRADVEKRCGVLSGGEKSRLNLVKFLVDPPNLLLMDEPTTHLDILSIDSLVQALKNYEGTLVFISHDVHFIRTLAESTYHITRNEKNPEKGALLTKYSGGYDYFLEKSGLSDDRGAVTAS; the protein is encoded by the coding sequence ATGCGGGAATCCCTTGCCCCGGACCCTCCTCTCCACTACATCCGCCGCGTGCTCACGATCCACAAGCTCACCAAGACCCTCGGCGGCCGCACCCTGCTCCGCGAGGCGGAAATGACCATCAACTGGGGCGAACGCGTCGCCCTCGTCGGCCCGAACGGCGCGGGCAAATCCACCCTTTTCCGCATGATCCTCGACGAGGACCAGCCCGATGAAGGCACCATCGAGCGCGATGAATACGCCATCACCGGCTACCTCCCGCAGGAGGCGGGCGAGCCGACGGACGAGACGATCCTGGAGATCGCCATCGGCATCACGCCGGAACTCATCGGCTACCTGCGGACGATCCGCGAGGGCGAGAAATCCGGCAACCTTTCCTCCCCGGAGTTCGCCCACGCGCAGGACCAGTTCACCGCGCTGAACGGCTACCAGCTCGAGCCGAAGGCGAAGAAGATCCTCTCCGGCCTGGGCTTCAAGCAGGAGGACTTCGCCAAGCCCGCCCGCGAATACTCCGGCGGCTGGGTCATGCGCGCCCACCTGGCGAAGCTGCTGGTCATGGAGCCGGACCTGCTGATGCTGGACGAGCCGACCAACCACCTGGACCTCATTTCCCTGCTCTGGCTCCAGCGCTACCTGCTGAACTACTCCGGCGCCATCCTGATGATCTCCCACGACCGGGACTTCATGGACTCCATCATTGAGACCGTCGTCGAGATCGACCCGGACGCCGCCGCCCTCCTTTCCTACACCGGAAACTACAGTTCCTACCTGGAACAGCGGGAGAAGCGGTTCGAGCAGCAGACCGCCGCCTACCGGGCGCAGCAGAAGGAGATCGAAGGCCACCAGGAGTTCATCGACCGTTTCCGCCAGGTCGGCTCGAAGGCCGCGCAGGTTCAGTCCCGGATCAAGTTCCTCGAGAAGCTGGAGCGGGTCGAGAAACCACGCACGCCGAGGAAGCCGTTCAAGTTCAACTTCCCGCAGCCGCCGCGCTCCAACCAGAAGGTCATCGAGCTGAACCAGGTGGAGCAATCCTACGGTGACAAGCTGATCTACAAGGGCCTCGATCTGGTCGTGGACAAGGGCGAGAAGATCGTCCTCGTCGGACCGAACGGCGCGGGCAAGTCCACGCTGCTCAAGATCATCGCCGGAGTCATCCCCATCAACGGCGGCAAGCGCGAGCCGGGCTACGCCACGAAGATCGGCTACTATTCCCAGCACCGCTCGGAGGCGCTCAATGAGGACAACACCGTGCTGGAGGAGGTCATGGCCTCCTGCACCACCCTGCGGGAAGAAGACGCCCGCGCCATCCTCGGCTCGTTCCTTTTCCGCCGTGCGGATGTGGAGAAGCGCTGCGGCGTTCTTTCCGGTGGTGAGAAATCCCGCCTCAACCTGGTGAAGTTCCTCGTCGATCCGCCGAACCTGCTGCTGATGGACGAGCCGACGACCCACCTTGACATCCTTTCCATCGACTCGCTGGTGCAGGCGCTCAAGAATTACGAGGGCACGCTGGTCTTCATCTCCCACGACGTGCACTTCATCCGCACGCTGGCGGAAAGCACCTACCACATCACCCGCAACGAGAAGAACCCGGAGAAGGGCGCGCTGCTGACGAAGTACAGCGGCGGCTACGACTACTTCCTGGAGAAATCCGGCCTGAGC